One Cryobacterium psychrophilum DNA segment encodes these proteins:
- a CDS encoding helix-turn-helix transcriptional regulator encodes MLITDAKQTDADRSDTATATRDRVRQTLAQDGPVTAADLAAGLGLTPAAVRRHLDALAEQDAIEEYDPAVADADSRGRGRPARSYVLTETGHAGLEHHYDDLAAAALRFLAEHSGADAVATFARERGEALVGRYAARVAAAGDSVTARTKALAAALTEDGFAASVRPVDAGLPTPAPSATITQLPATGLPAPGLQLCQGHCPVRHVASEFPAVCEAEAEAFSQLLGVRVDRQATMAGGEHLCRTLVPEIDKPTT; translated from the coding sequence GTGTTAATAACTGATGCGAAGCAAACTGATGCAGACCGGTCTGATACTGCGACCGCGACGCGGGACCGCGTGCGGCAGACGCTCGCCCAGGATGGTCCGGTCACCGCGGCCGACCTCGCCGCCGGCTTGGGCCTGACGCCAGCCGCGGTGCGACGCCACCTTGACGCACTCGCCGAGCAGGATGCCATCGAGGAATATGACCCGGCAGTCGCTGACGCCGACAGTCGCGGTCGGGGGCGCCCCGCTCGTTCATACGTACTCACCGAGACCGGCCATGCCGGCCTGGAGCACCACTACGACGATCTGGCCGCCGCCGCACTTCGCTTTCTCGCCGAGCATTCCGGGGCGGATGCCGTGGCCACGTTCGCCCGCGAACGCGGAGAAGCGCTGGTGGGCCGATATGCCGCGCGAGTCGCCGCAGCAGGTGACTCTGTCACAGCGCGCACCAAGGCACTAGCTGCGGCCCTGACCGAGGACGGGTTCGCCGCCTCTGTTCGGCCCGTCGATGCGGGGCTTCCAACACCAGCACCGTCGGCGACAATCACGCAGTTGCCCGCGACGGGCTTGCCGGCACCCGGCCTTCAGCTGTGTCAGGGACACTGCCCGGTGAGGCACGTTGCCAGCGAATTCCCCGCCGTGTGCGAGGCAGAGGCAGAGGCCTTTTCGCAGCTGCTTGGCGTGCGCGTTGACCGTCAGGCGACAATGGCTGGCGGGGAGCACCTCTGCCGAACGCTCGTTCCCGAGATCGATAAACCAACGACCTAA
- the sufB gene encoding Fe-S cluster assembly protein SufB codes for MSAPTTTVGISDEVRELANQDYKYGFTTDLKTEVAPKGLSEDIIRLISGKKNEPDWLLEWRLKAYRHWTTLTPPTWQHVSYGPVDYQDIIYYADPRPKKQITSMDEVDPEIREMFDKLGISLGEQERLSGVAVDAIVDSVSVATTFKDKLAEVGVIFCSFSEAVQEHPDLVRKYLGSVVPYNDNFFACLNSAVFTDGSFCYIPKGVHCPMELSTYFRINAADTGQFERTLIIAEDAAYVSYLEGCTAPVRDTNQLHAAVVELVALDDAQIKYSTVQNWYPGDADGNGGVYNFVTKRGMASGKNSKISWTQVETGSAITWKYPGVVLKGDNSVGEFYSVALTARRQQADTGSKMVHIGKNTKSTIISKAISAGHGQNTYRGLVDIRHSAVGARNFTQCDSLLIGKDSGAHTLPYIDVKNQTGQVEHEASTSKIGEEQLLYCRQRGIPEEEAVSMIVNGFCREVFKMLPMEFAVEAQKLLTVSLEGSVG; via the coding sequence ATGAGTGCACCTACGACCACGGTCGGTATTTCCGATGAGGTTCGTGAGCTCGCCAATCAGGATTACAAGTACGGGTTCACCACGGATCTCAAAACCGAAGTTGCCCCCAAAGGACTGAGTGAAGACATCATTCGGCTGATTTCAGGCAAAAAGAACGAGCCAGACTGGCTCCTAGAATGGCGGCTGAAGGCGTATCGGCATTGGACCACGCTCACACCGCCCACCTGGCAGCACGTCTCGTACGGTCCCGTTGACTATCAGGACATCATCTACTACGCCGACCCTCGGCCGAAGAAGCAGATCACGAGCATGGATGAGGTGGACCCTGAAATCCGGGAGATGTTTGACAAACTCGGCATCTCTCTCGGTGAACAAGAACGACTCAGCGGTGTCGCAGTGGACGCCATCGTCGATTCGGTGTCGGTAGCGACAACGTTCAAAGACAAGCTGGCCGAAGTCGGCGTCATCTTCTGCTCCTTCTCCGAGGCCGTGCAGGAGCACCCAGACCTGGTACGGAAATACCTCGGGTCGGTCGTTCCATACAACGACAACTTCTTCGCTTGCCTGAACTCTGCGGTCTTTACCGACGGGTCGTTCTGCTACATCCCCAAGGGCGTGCACTGCCCGATGGAACTATCGACCTACTTTCGAATCAATGCCGCCGACACCGGGCAGTTCGAGCGCACTCTGATCATCGCCGAGGATGCCGCGTATGTGAGTTACCTCGAGGGGTGTACGGCTCCGGTTCGGGACACGAACCAGTTACACGCTGCAGTCGTCGAACTCGTGGCTCTTGATGATGCGCAGATCAAGTATTCGACCGTTCAGAACTGGTACCCCGGCGACGCGGATGGCAATGGTGGCGTCTACAACTTCGTCACCAAGCGCGGCATGGCCTCCGGGAAGAACTCGAAGATTTCCTGGACTCAGGTTGAGACCGGCTCTGCGATCACCTGGAAGTATCCCGGCGTCGTCCTGAAGGGCGATAACTCGGTCGGTGAGTTCTACTCGGTGGCCCTGACCGCCAGACGCCAGCAGGCTGATACCGGCAGCAAGATGGTGCACATCGGGAAGAACACCAAGAGCACGATTATTTCCAAGGCGATCTCGGCCGGTCACGGTCAAAATACCTACCGGGGTCTGGTGGACATTCGTCATTCCGCTGTCGGGGCCCGCAACTTCACCCAGTGCGACTCCCTGCTGATCGGTAAGGACAGCGGCGCTCACACCCTGCCTTATATCGACGTGAAGAATCAGACCGGACAGGTCGAGCACGAAGCCTCAACATCGAAGATCGGCGAGGAACAACTCTTGTATTGCCGTCAGCGCGGCATTCCGGAGGAAGAAGCCGTTTCGATGATTGTGAACGGGTTCTGCCGTGAGGTATTCAAGATGCTGCCGATGGAATTCGCCGTCGAAGCCCAAAAATTGTTGACCGTGAGTCTAGAAGGAAGTGTCGGCTAA
- the sufC gene encoding Fe-S cluster assembly ATPase SufC has translation MLHIKELHASIDSKEILRGVNLDLKPGEVHAIMGPNGSGKSTLASVLIGRDGYDVSGSVTYEGQDLLALSPEERAAAGVFLAFQHPVEIPGVGNMYFMRTALNSLRRQRGQEELDAVDFLALAQERMKLVEMDQTFMSRSVNEGFSGGEKKRNEILQMAILEPKLAILDETDSGLDIDALRVVASGVNALRSEGRTMLVITHHQRLLDYIVPDFVHVMAAGQIVHSGDKDLALELEANGYAGLTPRSAQVGATV, from the coding sequence ATGCTACACATCAAGGAATTGCACGCCAGTATCGACAGCAAAGAAATTCTGCGCGGGGTGAATCTTGACTTGAAGCCGGGCGAGGTGCACGCCATCATGGGCCCGAATGGGTCGGGCAAGTCCACGCTGGCCAGCGTGCTGATCGGCCGCGACGGTTACGACGTCTCCGGCAGCGTCACCTACGAAGGCCAGGATCTGCTGGCCCTCTCGCCCGAGGAACGAGCCGCGGCCGGCGTATTTCTGGCCTTCCAGCATCCGGTTGAAATTCCCGGCGTCGGCAACATGTACTTCATGCGTACTGCACTGAATTCCCTGCGGCGCCAGCGTGGCCAGGAAGAACTCGACGCAGTGGACTTTCTGGCCCTCGCCCAGGAGCGCATGAAACTCGTCGAGATGGACCAGACCTTCATGAGCCGCTCGGTGAATGAAGGATTCTCCGGTGGCGAGAAGAAGCGCAACGAGATCCTACAAATGGCGATTTTGGAACCCAAACTCGCCATTCTCGATGAGACCGACTCCGGCCTCGATATCGACGCTCTGCGCGTCGTGGCCAGCGGAGTGAACGCCCTGCGCAGTGAAGGCCGCACCATGCTCGTCATCACCCACCACCAACGCCTGCTCGACTACATCGTGCCGGATTTCGTGCACGTCATGGCGGCCGGTCAGATCGTGCATTCCGGCGACAAGGACCTCGCCCTCGAGCTCGAAGCCAATGGCTACGCGGGACTGACGCCCCGCTCGGCGCAGGTCGGGGCAACAGTATGA
- the sufD gene encoding Fe-S cluster assembly protein SufD → MVKVPVRAAGGVLSELSSGRDGRDLGWLAEARLNALEWVGKNGFPSRKDEDWKYTALDGILAVPFVAAVAGTGPRVTLDLINKAAIDLGGPRLVFVNGHFSPEFSRLTGLPSGAVVTTLAAVLAASPDRLKPFLGHTPGEHHEFAAFNDVFAEDGAFIHLTADTIVDEAIQLVFFSDTEGVPLLESPRSVIIADPGSRATIVETYAGIDNDVYCTNVVTEVVLAENAQIDHYKVQNEPTTAFHLALLDVRQARGSRFNSRSVMLGSNVARHEIRVLLEGVEAEVSLDGIYLPQGEQVHDNTIFVDHVATNCTSHQLYKGVLDDRGHGVFNGQIMVRHGADGADANQKNKNLLLNDRAQVDTRPRLEIYTDDVKCTHGAAVGQMDDEALLYLRTRGLPLESARGLLVYAFVQEMVDRIELEPLRASLAALVSTRFGSGAHRAQP, encoded by the coding sequence GTGGTGAAGGTTCCAGTGCGGGCGGCGGGGGGTGTGCTCTCAGAGCTGTCGTCGGGGCGTGATGGCCGCGATCTGGGCTGGCTCGCTGAGGCGCGTTTGAACGCCCTCGAATGGGTCGGCAAGAATGGTTTCCCGTCTCGGAAAGACGAGGACTGGAAGTACACTGCGCTCGACGGGATCCTGGCGGTGCCATTCGTGGCTGCCGTGGCGGGGACTGGCCCCAGGGTCACATTAGACCTCATCAACAAGGCCGCGATCGATCTCGGCGGCCCCCGCCTGGTCTTCGTCAATGGCCACTTTTCGCCTGAGTTCTCGCGGCTAACCGGCTTGCCCAGCGGCGCAGTCGTCACGACGCTGGCAGCCGTTCTGGCGGCGAGCCCGGACCGGCTCAAACCGTTCCTCGGGCACACTCCGGGAGAACACCACGAGTTCGCGGCGTTCAACGACGTCTTCGCCGAGGACGGAGCATTCATCCACCTGACCGCGGACACAATCGTTGATGAAGCGATCCAGTTGGTCTTTTTCTCCGACACCGAGGGTGTGCCCCTGCTGGAGAGCCCGCGGTCGGTGATCATTGCCGATCCCGGCAGTCGCGCAACGATCGTTGAGACCTATGCCGGCATCGACAACGATGTGTACTGCACCAATGTCGTCACCGAGGTCGTCCTGGCCGAGAATGCCCAGATCGATCATTACAAGGTTCAAAACGAGCCCACCACCGCCTTCCATCTGGCGTTGCTTGATGTTCGCCAGGCTCGTGGCAGCCGGTTCAATTCCCGCTCGGTGATGCTCGGGTCGAATGTCGCTCGCCACGAAATACGGGTGCTTCTTGAGGGCGTCGAGGCGGAGGTCAGCCTGGACGGCATTTACCTTCCCCAGGGTGAGCAGGTTCACGACAACACGATTTTCGTCGATCACGTTGCAACCAACTGCACCAGCCATCAGCTCTATAAGGGCGTACTGGACGATCGTGGGCACGGCGTTTTCAATGGGCAGATCATGGTTCGTCATGGTGCCGATGGGGCCGATGCCAACCAGAAGAATAAGAACCTTCTGCTCAATGATCGCGCCCAAGTGGATACTCGGCCGAGACTCGAAATTTACACCGACGATGTGAAGTGCACGCACGGTGCTGCCGTGGGCCAAATGGATGATGAGGCGTTGCTCTACCTGCGTACACGTGGTCTACCGCTGGAGAGCGCTCGGGGCCTGCTGGTGTATGCCTTTGTGCAGGAGATGGTGGATCGAATCGAATTGGAGCCGCTCCGTGCGTCGCTTGCGGCGCTCGTGTCCACTCGGTTCGGAAGCGGTGCCCATCGAGCCCAGCCATGA
- the sufU gene encoding Fe-S cluster assembly sulfur transfer protein SufU, translated as MSTDVATSTPMAGLYQEMIIEHAHSPRNLRHIDGAHQTIEAVNPLCGDHLTLYVQRDGDHIADIAFEGDGCAISKASASLMTSAVKGLQSDEALALFRRVHSMLTTKPVGEGPPAGVGKLAVLSGIWQYPARVKCATLSWQALHSALKESALLTGALRNGTE; from the coding sequence ATGAGTACCGACGTGGCAACGAGCACGCCCATGGCGGGTCTCTACCAGGAGATGATCATCGAACACGCCCATAGCCCGCGGAACCTTCGCCACATCGACGGCGCCCATCAGACCATTGAGGCGGTGAACCCTTTGTGCGGTGACCATCTGACTCTCTATGTGCAGCGCGACGGTGACCACATCGCCGATATCGCGTTCGAGGGCGACGGATGCGCCATTTCGAAGGCATCCGCTTCGCTCATGACGAGTGCCGTGAAGGGGCTGCAGAGCGACGAGGCCCTCGCCCTCTTCCGTCGTGTACACAGCATGCTCACCACGAAGCCGGTGGGCGAGGGCCCACCGGCTGGTGTGGGCAAGCTCGCGGTGCTGTCGGGCATCTGGCAATACCCGGCACGGGTCAAATGTGCAACATTGTCCTGGCAGGCTCTGCACAGTGCCCTTAAAGAGAGCGCACTTTTAACAGGTGCCCTCCGGAACGGAACGGAGTAA
- a CDS encoding iron-sulfur cluster assembly protein, which translates to MDSGRYKIFELTQSCQATVIPGGQPMLLQEGEEVVVTQTLGGSATVQTSMGYLVRISAADSAALGLTEPVAETVLVDGAPFDMEQVMGQLKNVFDPEIPINVVDLGLIYGCEAQPLEDGTYRIDIKMSMTAPGCGMGDVLKNDAQAQVKLVSGVSDVDVELVWEPPWGQDRMSDAARLQLGMF; encoded by the coding sequence ATGGACTCAGGCAGATATAAAATATTTGAACTCACGCAGAGCTGCCAGGCCACGGTGATTCCTGGTGGGCAGCCGATGCTCCTGCAGGAGGGGGAGGAGGTCGTCGTCACGCAGACTCTGGGGGGAAGTGCGACAGTGCAAACCTCAATGGGGTACCTCGTGCGAATCAGCGCCGCGGATTCTGCAGCGCTCGGCCTGACGGAGCCGGTGGCCGAAACCGTGCTTGTGGACGGGGCACCCTTTGACATGGAGCAGGTCATGGGGCAGCTCAAGAACGTTTTCGATCCCGAAATTCCCATTAATGTTGTGGATCTGGGGCTGATCTACGGGTGTGAAGCGCAGCCGCTCGAGGATGGTACTTACCGAATCGACATTAAAATGTCAATGACGGCCCCGGGCTGCGGCATGGGAGACGTACTCAAAAATGACGCGCAAGCCCAGGTCAAGCTGGTCTCCGGTGTGAGCGACGTCGACGTTGAGTTGGTGTGGGAGCCGCCGTGGGGTCAGGACCGGATGTCGGACGCCGCCCGGCTTCAGCTCGGAATGTTCTAA
- a CDS encoding organic hydroperoxide resistance protein, whose product MEIQYTATAHASGGGRNGHVHSDDDRFNLETRTPKEMGGSGEGTNPEQLFGMGYATCFLGSLHRSGKGLGLNTADAEISSSVGIGAVASGGFGLAVELVIYAPNVPADRFDELIEATDQTCAYSNATRGNIAVTLTRVV is encoded by the coding sequence ATGGAAATTCAATACACCGCAACTGCCCATGCGTCCGGCGGCGGCCGCAATGGCCACGTCCATAGCGACGACGACCGATTCAATCTTGAAACTCGCACGCCCAAAGAAATGGGCGGATCCGGCGAGGGAACGAACCCAGAACAGCTGTTCGGCATGGGCTACGCGACGTGTTTCCTCGGCTCACTGCACCGGTCCGGGAAGGGGCTGGGCCTCAACACGGCGGATGCTGAAATTTCGTCGAGCGTCGGAATCGGCGCTGTCGCCTCCGGAGGTTTCGGTCTCGCCGTTGAACTGGTCATCTATGCGCCCAACGTGCCCGCCGACCGCTTTGATGAACTGATCGAAGCCACCGACCAGACCTGCGCCTATTCGAACGCAACCCGCGGCAACATCGCGGTTACCCTCACCCGAGTTGTGTAA
- a CDS encoding TraM recognition domain-containing protein: MTILQSWSQGVDVWGRDGMRKLWSASNIAVYGGGVKEPEFLGELSQMVGDYDKHTTSTNVGRGNRSTSHQVQRERILDVPDLGALPRGRAVVFASGAPATLIETIPWMRGPNADAVRVSIAAHDPASTPAATPVPNAPAEVSPVGGAQAWLNAAPRRKGEL, encoded by the coding sequence ATGACCATCCTGCAGTCCTGGTCACAGGGCGTTGACGTGTGGGGCCGCGACGGGATGCGCAAGCTCTGGTCCGCGTCCAATATCGCTGTGTACGGCGGCGGTGTCAAAGAACCAGAGTTCCTGGGCGAACTGTCCCAGATGGTCGGCGACTACGACAAACACACCACCTCCACCAACGTGGGTCGGGGCAACCGGTCCACCTCTCACCAAGTGCAACGCGAGCGCATCCTGGACGTCCCCGACCTCGGCGCGCTGCCCCGCGGCCGCGCCGTCGTGTTTGCCTCCGGAGCTCCCGCCACCCTGATCGAAACAATTCCGTGGATGCGCGGACCCAACGCCGACGCCGTACGTGTGTCCATCGCAGCGCACGACCCGGCCAGCACGCCGGCTGCGACGCCCGTACCGAATGCCCCGGCCGAAGTCTCACCGGTTGGCGGAGCCCAAGCGTGGTTGAACGCCGCACCACGAAGGAAGGGCGAGCTGTGA
- a CDS encoding MFS transporter — translation MPALLGLTAAGFAGFSALLPVVPLWAVNGGANEAGAGLVNGVLLLATVMTQPFVPRLLSRLGTGRVLAAGLALLGVPPLLFLFSDHLSWILLLSIVRGIGFGVLTVAGSTVVANLVPRAQHGAAIGAYGAAIAVPQVILIPLGPWMSESVGFWAIFAIGTLPILGISSAPRLARVLREQTAQRALQPPTDATTTVNTTGSGRRLLVGSLLGPMLLLGGVTLAGGALITFAPQMSSAPAATAGGLALLTFSAAVTRWGVGGLADGYGAQRFLWPLVLISVIGLILTATAVENPDATSILLFLAGLTLVGIAFGGLQNLTLLLSLAAVKREQYGTASAVWNIGFDLGTAVGSVLIGTLAAGLSFSTALLVAAGICLATLPLALGGKPRRPRADI, via the coding sequence ATGCCCGCGCTCCTTGGTCTCACGGCCGCTGGATTCGCCGGTTTTTCTGCCCTCCTGCCCGTCGTACCCCTATGGGCGGTAAACGGCGGTGCGAATGAGGCCGGTGCCGGTCTCGTCAATGGAGTGTTGCTGCTGGCAACGGTTATGACGCAGCCGTTCGTTCCCCGACTTCTCAGTCGACTAGGAACCGGTCGCGTGTTGGCCGCTGGCCTGGCGCTTCTGGGGGTTCCGCCGTTGCTCTTTCTTTTCTCTGACCACCTGAGTTGGATTTTGCTCCTCTCCATAGTGCGCGGCATAGGTTTCGGTGTGCTCACCGTGGCCGGATCGACCGTGGTGGCCAATCTCGTACCTCGCGCCCAGCACGGTGCAGCCATCGGAGCCTACGGCGCGGCAATCGCAGTGCCGCAAGTAATTCTTATCCCCCTTGGGCCATGGATGTCCGAGTCCGTAGGATTCTGGGCAATTTTCGCAATCGGCACCCTGCCGATTCTGGGCATCAGTTCTGCGCCACGACTGGCCCGTGTTCTGCGCGAACAGACCGCCCAGCGCGCTCTTCAGCCGCCGACCGACGCCACTACAACGGTGAACACCACGGGGTCTGGCCGGCGACTTCTGGTGGGCAGCCTCCTTGGCCCCATGCTCCTCCTTGGCGGCGTCACGCTGGCCGGCGGCGCGCTCATCACCTTCGCGCCACAGATGAGTTCCGCGCCAGCCGCGACGGCCGGTGGCCTCGCCCTGCTCACGTTCAGCGCGGCAGTGACTCGGTGGGGTGTTGGGGGGCTAGCTGATGGGTATGGCGCCCAGCGCTTTTTGTGGCCGCTGGTGCTGATATCAGTCATCGGGCTCATTCTTACCGCCACTGCGGTCGAGAACCCTGACGCCACGAGCATCCTGCTCTTCCTTGCCGGGCTGACCCTGGTCGGCATCGCTTTCGGTGGACTCCAGAACCTGACTCTGCTGCTGTCCCTCGCCGCGGTGAAACGGGAGCAGTACGGCACCGCCAGCGCTGTGTGGAACATAGGATTCGATTTGGGCACAGCGGTGGGCTCAGTGCTGATCGGCACACTCGCTGCCGGGCTGTCATTTTCCACGGCACTGCTCGTCGCGGCCGGCATCTGCCTCGCTACGCTTCCTCTGGCGCTCGGTGGCAAACCGCGCCGCCCGCGCGCAGACATATAG
- a CDS encoding helix-turn-helix domain-containing protein, which translates to MAARGEVKGPEGLGRMLQQGRLVSGLTQRDLAERLETDQKYIWGLESGRNTIVLERIFAIMRETGVHMYMEVDTGAGEPVQNGEDEPRG; encoded by the coding sequence ATGGCAGCGCGTGGAGAAGTAAAAGGCCCCGAGGGTCTGGGGCGAATGCTGCAGCAGGGACGGCTGGTCAGCGGGCTGACGCAGCGTGACCTTGCCGAGAGGCTGGAGACGGACCAGAAATATATTTGGGGGTTGGAGTCTGGCAGGAACACGATCGTGCTCGAGCGCATTTTTGCGATTATGCGGGAGACCGGAGTTCACATGTATATGGAGGTCGACACGGGGGCCGGTGAGCCAGTTCAAAACGGTGAGGACGAGCCTCGTGGGTGA